Proteins from one Cryptomeria japonica chromosome 4, Sugi_1.0, whole genome shotgun sequence genomic window:
- the LOC131044118 gene encoding alcohol dehydrogenase-like 4: MEIQNGIEIDSFSKSFQSTNAETAGKVITCKAAVAWGVKQPLVIEDVQVDPPKSMEVRIKITHTSLCHTDITFWMGGEESTFPRILGHEGAGIIESVGEGITDLVPGDHVIPVFQGECRDCVCCKSKKTNQCEKFKIDLTRTVMRSDEKSRFSLGGKPVYHFMSTSTFSEYTVVDYACIVKINSEAPLDKACLLGCGVATGFGAVMNLTDIEVGSTVAVFGLGTVGLAVAEAASLRGASKIIGIDTNPNKFAKAKVLGVTDCINPKDHEKPIQEVIAEMTKGGVDYSFECIGNTNVLYQAFLSTSEPLGKTVLLGLDASPRKICFHPLELFSGRTLVASIFGGVKAKTQLPGIVDMFMRKELKVEEYITHELPFSEINKAFELLLEGKCLRCVLHL; this comes from the exons ATGGAGATACAGAATGGAATAGAAATTGACTCTTTCAGTAAGAGTTTTCAGAGTACAAATGCAGAAACTGCTGGTAAAGTCATCACTTGCAAAG CTGCAGTAGCATGGGGGGTTAAGCAACCTCTGGTAATAGAAGATGTTCAGGTGGATCCTCCAAAATCAATGGAAGTCCGCATTAAAATCACCCACACCTCGCTCTGCCACACCGATATTACATTCTGGATGGGAGGG GAAGAAAGCACGTTTCCTCGCATATTGGGCCACGAGGGTGCTGG TATAATAGAGAGCGTGGGTGAAGGCATAACAGATCTTGTGCCTGGAGATCACGTGATTCCAGTATTCCAAGGAGAGTGTAGAGATTGTGTTTGTTGCAAATCTAAGAAAACCAATCagtgtgaaaagttcaaaattgaTCTCACAAGAACAGTCATGAGAAGTGACGAGAAGAGCCGGTTTTCTTTGGGTGGGAAGCCGGTATACCATTTTATGTCCACGTCTACATTCAGCGAGTATACGGTCGTGGACTATGCTTGTATTGTCAAAATTAATTCTGAAGCTCCTTTAGACAAAGCCTGCCTGCTTGGCTGCGGGGTAGCCACAG GGTTTGGAGCCGTGATGAATTTGACAGACATAGAAGTTGGATCAACAGTGGCTGTTTTTGGCTTGGGTACTGTTGGCCTTGcg gTTGCAGAAGCCGCAAGTCTAAGAGGAGCCTCAAAGATAATAGGAATAGATACCAACCCAAATAAGTTCGCCAAAG CCAAAGTCTTGGGGGTAACCGACTGCATCAATCCAAAAGACCATGAGAAGCCCATTCAAGAA GTTATAGCAGAGATGACAAAAGGAGGCGTGGATTACAGCTTCGAATGCATTGGAAATACCAACGTATTATACCAGGCCTTTTTGTCTACTAGTGAG CCATTGGGGAAAACGGTGTTGTTGGGACTGGACGCTAGTCCCCGCAAGATATGCTTCCATCCCTTGGAATTATTTTCAGGGAGAACTTTAGTGGCCTCCATCTTTGGAGGGGTCAAGGCCAAAACACAATTGCCTGGAATTGTGGACATGTTTATGCGTAAG GAGTTGAAAGTGGAGGAGTATATTACTCATGAGCTCCCGTTttcagaaatcaacaaagcatTTGAATTGTTGTTGGAAGGCAAGTGTTTGAGATGTGTTCTTCACCTCTAA